Proteins encoded within one genomic window of Bacillus sp. 1NLA3E:
- a CDS encoding c-type cytochrome, producing MKKLLIGIYILVTIGIIVVVSNSGLLTKKDHKAIDAGERIYNQQCFACHGENGKGEGAKEGTAINNQHFLSVFSDKDLFNQVKYGREGTVMPAYGANLSEEDLKHLVAYIRNWQTKSVDQDVPKNISGNPENGQKLYKLYCANCHGFEGVGKKKMGTVLASPQYLRYTSDKQIWASTAYGREDTRMGPSLKGLEGVRQFSESQINDIVTYIRTFQNK from the coding sequence ATGAAAAAACTTTTAATTGGGATCTATATATTGGTAACAATAGGCATCATAGTTGTAGTTAGCAATAGTGGTTTATTGACAAAAAAAGATCATAAAGCCATTGATGCAGGGGAGAGAATTTATAACCAACAATGTTTTGCATGCCATGGAGAGAATGGAAAAGGTGAAGGTGCAAAAGAAGGCACGGCGATAAATAATCAACATTTTCTAAGCGTTTTTTCAGACAAAGATCTATTTAACCAAGTTAAGTATGGTCGAGAAGGAACGGTCATGCCAGCTTATGGTGCTAATTTAAGTGAAGAGGACTTGAAGCATTTAGTTGCCTATATTAGAAATTGGCAAACTAAATCTGTCGATCAAGACGTTCCTAAGAATATTAGTGGTAATCCAGAAAACGGACAGAAATTATACAAATTGTATTGTGCAAATTGTCATGGCTTCGAAGGGGTTGGAAAGAAAAAGATGGGAACTGTTTTAGCAAGTCCACAGTATTTGCGGTACACGAGTGATAAGCAAATCTGGGCAAGCACGGCATATGGTCGTGAAGATACTAGAATGGGTCCATCTTTAAAAGGATTAGAGGGTGTTAGACAATTTAGTGAATCACAAATTAACGATATCGTCACCTATATTCGAACTTTCCAAAATAAATAA
- a CDS encoding PCYCGC motif-containing (lipo)protein, translating into MKRLTALLLTGIIALSILSGCSSNKEKLSLDSKDKALPDYVLNTSDKIKETYIMAATYPQVLASVPCYCGCGATDGHKSNLDCFVDKFGDDQNVEEWDSMGVSUDLCIDIAREAVEMDQAGKDLKYINHYIVDKYKDLGEPTPTPEPK; encoded by the coding sequence TTGAAACGACTCACAGCATTACTACTAACTGGAATAATAGCATTGAGTATACTTTCTGGCTGTAGTTCGAATAAAGAAAAGCTTTCATTAGACTCTAAGGACAAGGCATTACCAGATTACGTTTTAAACACATCGGACAAAATTAAAGAAACATATATTATGGCAGCAACATATCCGCAAGTGCTTGCATCAGTACCATGTTATTGCGGCTGTGGCGCAACTGACGGACATAAAAGTAATCTTGATTGCTTTGTTGATAAATTTGGAGACGATCAGAATGTCGAAGAATGGGATTCAATGGGTGTTTCCTGAGACCTCTGTATTGACATCGCCCGGGAGGCGGTAGAAATGGATCAAGCAGGAAAAGATTTAAAATATATCAATCATTACATTGTCGATAAATATAAAGATTTAGGTGAACCAACTCCAACTCCTGAACCAAAATAA
- the efp gene encoding elongation factor P, which yields MVSVNDFRTGLTIEVDGSIWRVIDFQHVKPGKGAAFVRSKLRNIRTGAIQEKTFRAGEKVAKAQIDNRRMQYLYASGDQHVFMDNESYEQIELPATAIEYELKFLKENMEVSIMTFHSETLGVELPNTVVLEVTETEPGIKGDTASGGTKPAILETGLSVQVPFFINEGDRLIINTTDSSYVSRA from the coding sequence ATGGTTTCTGTAAATGATTTTCGCACAGGATTAACGATTGAGGTTGACGGCAGTATTTGGCGTGTAATTGATTTCCAACACGTGAAGCCAGGAAAGGGAGCTGCGTTTGTACGGTCAAAACTTCGTAATATACGTACAGGAGCGATCCAAGAGAAAACGTTCCGTGCTGGTGAAAAAGTAGCAAAAGCACAAATTGATAACCGTAGAATGCAATACTTATATGCGAGTGGTGATCAACATGTTTTTATGGACAATGAGTCTTATGAACAAATTGAACTTCCGGCAACTGCAATTGAATATGAGTTAAAATTCCTAAAAGAGAATATGGAAGTTTCCATCATGACGTTCCATAGCGAAACACTTGGAGTTGAACTACCAAACACGGTTGTGCTTGAAGTAACTGAAACAGAGCCAGGAATTAAAGGGGACACTGCCTCTGGCGGTACAAAACCAGCCATTCTTGAAACTGGACTATCTGTTCAAGTGCCATTTTTCATAAACGAAGGTGACCGCTTAATTATCAATACTACGGACAGTAGCTATGTCTCTCGTGCATAA
- a CDS encoding M24 family metallopeptidase, with protein MEKLEKLRSNFDNLGIDALLITSPYNRRYMTNFTGTAGVVLISKENALFITDFRYIEQASKQCEGYTIVKHGSSLREEIANQTEKLGIKNLGFEQDYVSFSDYSSYNDAIKAELVPISGIIEKLRLIKTDSEIKILKEAADIADAAFKHILDFILPGLTELEVSNELEFFMRKAGATSSSFDTIVASGLRSALPHGVATDKVIEKGDFVTLDYGAYHKGFVSDITRTISVGDPDPKLKEIYQIVLDAQERGVEGIKPGMSGKEADALTRDYITEKGFGEYFGHSTGHGIGLEVHEGPALSFKSDIILEPGMVVTVEPGIYIPGLGGVRIEDDTLITKDGNELLTHSTKELIIL; from the coding sequence ATGGAAAAGCTTGAGAAATTGCGTTCAAATTTTGATAATCTTGGAATTGATGCTCTTCTGATAACCAGTCCTTATAATCGTCGCTATATGACTAATTTTACCGGGACTGCAGGAGTTGTCCTTATTTCCAAGGAAAATGCATTATTTATTACTGATTTCCGCTACATTGAACAAGCCTCAAAACAATGTGAAGGTTACACAATTGTTAAACACGGTAGTTCTTTGCGGGAAGAAATAGCTAACCAAACTGAAAAATTAGGGATTAAAAACCTGGGATTTGAGCAGGATTATGTTTCTTTTTCAGATTATAGTTCCTATAATGATGCTATAAAAGCAGAGTTAGTGCCAATTTCAGGAATAATAGAAAAGTTGCGCTTGATTAAGACGGATTCAGAGATTAAGATATTAAAGGAAGCAGCGGATATTGCAGATGCCGCATTTAAGCACATATTAGACTTCATTCTCCCAGGCTTAACAGAGCTTGAGGTGTCAAATGAATTAGAGTTCTTTATGAGAAAAGCTGGGGCAACATCATCTTCCTTTGATACAATTGTCGCTTCAGGACTTCGTTCTGCCCTTCCACACGGGGTGGCAACAGATAAAGTGATTGAAAAGGGCGATTTTGTCACACTTGATTATGGTGCATATCATAAAGGGTTTGTATCCGATATTACTCGTACTATTTCTGTTGGTGATCCAGATCCCAAACTTAAAGAGATTTATCAAATTGTCCTCGATGCTCAAGAACGCGGTGTAGAGGGAATTAAGCCAGGAATGTCTGGTAAAGAAGCGGACGCTTTGACTCGAGATTACATAACAGAAAAAGGATTCGGGGAATATTTTGGACATTCAACAGGACATGGTATTGGTCTTGAAGTCCACGAAGGTCCAGCCCTCTCTTTTAAATCTGACATCATCTTAGAACCTGGAATGGTGGTTACAGTCGAACCTGGTATCTATATCCCTGGTCTTGGCGGTGTTCGGATAGAAGATGATACATTGATTACAAAGGATGGCAATGAGCTGTTAACACACTCTACAAAAGAACTGATTATTCTTTAA
- a CDS encoding YqhR family membrane protein, with amino-acid sequence MAEEQAKLEQAEQEKPLSFMAMVVTIGFVGGVFWSALAYLAYVLNFTEIRPSVIIEPWTIGAWKEEWLGTVISIILLGVVSIGVAILYYVTLRKFGSMWVGIGYGVALFLLVFFVLNPIFPGIQPFNDLKKMTVITSICFYILYGVFIGYSISYEESEIRNSEKKENEVPS; translated from the coding sequence ATGGCGGAAGAGCAAGCGAAATTGGAACAAGCAGAACAAGAAAAGCCATTATCATTTATGGCTATGGTCGTAACGATTGGGTTTGTTGGAGGAGTTTTTTGGAGTGCACTTGCTTATTTAGCATATGTGTTAAACTTTACTGAAATTCGACCTAGTGTCATTATTGAACCTTGGACAATTGGGGCATGGAAAGAAGAATGGTTGGGCACAGTTATATCCATTATATTACTTGGTGTTGTTTCGATAGGTGTTGCCATATTATATTACGTGACATTGAGGAAATTTGGAAGCATGTGGGTAGGGATAGGATATGGAGTTGCTCTGTTTTTACTGGTGTTTTTTGTATTAAACCCAATATTCCCAGGAATTCAGCCATTCAATGACCTAAAAAAAATGACTGTCATTACGTCTATTTGCTTTTATATATTATACGGGGTATTTATTGGATACTCGATTTCCTATGAAGAAAGCGAAATCCGAAATAGTGAGAAAAAGGAAAATGAGGTTCCTTCATAA
- a CDS encoding DUF1385 domain-containing protein, with amino-acid sequence MAKEQKPIYGGQAVVEGVMFGGKHHYVTAVRRKDSSIDYYHLPRKTNPTAAYLKRIPFIRGIVAIVEASANGSKHLNFSTERYDVDPNEDHLLKEQETSKLAMYLGVATIGVISFLFGKFIFTLIPVFLAAMTKPVFPGHFAQVLVEGFFKLLLLLSYIYFVSFTPIIKRVFQYHGAEHKVINTFENGLELTVTNVQSQPRLHYRCGSSFILFTVIIGVFIYMFVPTDPLWYRLVNRVALIPVVLGISFEVLQLTNKVRSLPVLKWLGLPGLWLQMLTTKEPNDEQVEVAILSFQELLKREKETEENGVSEEIV; translated from the coding sequence ATGGCAAAAGAACAAAAACCGATTTACGGAGGTCAGGCAGTTGTTGAAGGGGTGATGTTTGGCGGAAAACATCACTATGTTACTGCTGTCCGAAGGAAAGATTCATCAATCGATTATTATCATTTACCTCGAAAAACCAATCCAACTGCCGCTTATTTAAAGCGTATCCCATTTATTAGAGGAATTGTGGCAATAGTTGAAGCCAGCGCTAATGGATCAAAACACTTAAACTTTTCCACGGAAAGGTACGATGTGGATCCAAATGAGGACCATCTTCTTAAAGAACAGGAAACTTCAAAATTGGCTATGTATCTTGGGGTTGCGACCATTGGTGTCATTTCTTTCTTATTTGGAAAATTTATTTTTACACTGATTCCTGTTTTTCTAGCAGCTATGACCAAGCCTGTTTTCCCTGGGCATTTTGCTCAAGTTCTTGTTGAAGGTTTTTTTAAGCTTTTATTGCTCCTTTCATATATATATTTTGTGTCCTTTACCCCAATTATCAAAAGGGTGTTTCAATACCACGGTGCAGAGCATAAAGTAATTAATACCTTTGAAAACGGTTTGGAATTAACAGTTACGAATGTCCAATCCCAACCACGCCTTCATTACCGTTGTGGCAGTAGCTTCATTTTATTTACCGTAATTATTGGGGTGTTTATTTATATGTTTGTCCCAACAGATCCATTGTGGTATCGGCTAGTCAACCGAGTAGCCTTGATTCCAGTTGTATTAGGGATTTCTTTTGAAGTGTTACAACTAACCAATAAGGTGAGAAGTCTTCCTGTATTAAAATGGCTGGGGTTGCCTGGCTTATGGCTACAGATGCTTACCACAAAAGAACCGAATGATGAACAAGTAGAAGTGGCAATTCTTTCTTTTCAAGAACTTTTAAAGCGAGAGAAAGAGACAGAAGAAAATGGTGTAAGTGAAGAAATTGTCTAA
- a CDS encoding SA1362 family protein — MAFLKNRTSLLIVMGLIILAAIGVAGNYIANPTGFLKSIAVVLIVGTAVYFIVTRFYNSNPEKREQRAFVKAAKRSKKRLHQKESGQGTRRSVSPITTMKKNMKSKKKPTAHLTVIEGKKGKKKNRASF, encoded by the coding sequence GTGGCTTTCTTGAAAAATCGGACTTCACTTTTAATTGTAATGGGACTCATTATTTTGGCAGCTATTGGGGTCGCTGGTAATTATATTGCCAATCCGACCGGTTTTTTAAAAAGTATAGCTGTCGTACTTATCGTTGGCACGGCAGTTTATTTTATCGTAACACGGTTTTACAATTCCAACCCTGAGAAGCGAGAGCAACGGGCATTTGTTAAGGCTGCAAAAAGGTCAAAGAAAAGGTTACATCAAAAAGAATCAGGTCAAGGGACGCGCCGGTCTGTATCTCCGATCACAACCATGAAAAAAAACATGAAATCAAAGAAAAAACCTACAGCTCATTTGACTGTCATTGAAGGAAAAAAAGGTAAAAAGAAAAATCGAGCCTCTTTTTGA
- a CDS encoding patatin-like phospholipase family protein: MLIDGVFSGGGIKGFALIGAYEEVEKKGFQFARLAGTSAGSIIAALVTAGYTSKEIYNHLDGLNLKMFMDVGRSLIPFPLAKWLLVYWRMGLYKGNHLENWLTEKLAAKGLRTFSDLPPHTLRIIASDLTSGQMLVLPDDLTKYGISQGSFPIAKAIRMSCSLPYFFEPVKLKTPTGTNVVVDGGVLSNFPMWLFDQDHIKKIRPVLGIKLSNRSQDLPKKNINNAVKLFEALFETMKNAHDARYISRKHEKNIIFIPTKGVISFDLQLTEEEKQALMVLGRNSATTFFKTWSY; the protein is encoded by the coding sequence ATGCTAATAGACGGTGTTTTTTCAGGTGGTGGTATCAAAGGCTTTGCCTTAATAGGTGCTTATGAAGAGGTTGAAAAAAAGGGTTTCCAGTTTGCAAGGTTAGCTGGAACAAGTGCAGGATCGATTATTGCAGCGTTAGTGACCGCAGGTTATACGAGCAAGGAAATATATAACCACCTTGATGGGCTTAACTTAAAGATGTTTATGGATGTGGGGAGAAGTTTAATTCCATTTCCGTTGGCTAAATGGCTTCTTGTTTATTGGAGGATGGGTTTATATAAAGGAAATCATTTGGAGAATTGGTTAACGGAAAAATTAGCAGCAAAAGGATTGCGAACTTTTTCAGATCTCCCTCCTCATACACTACGTATCATTGCATCGGACTTAACAAGCGGTCAAATGTTAGTATTACCAGATGACCTTACAAAGTATGGGATATCACAAGGCTCTTTTCCTATTGCAAAAGCGATTCGAATGAGTTGTAGTCTTCCATATTTTTTTGAACCAGTTAAATTAAAAACACCGACTGGAACTAATGTTGTGGTGGATGGTGGGGTGTTAAGTAATTTTCCAATGTGGTTATTTGATCAGGATCATATAAAAAAAATTCGGCCCGTTCTTGGAATTAAATTATCGAACCGTTCACAAGATCTTCCAAAAAAAAATATCAATAATGCTGTTAAACTTTTTGAAGCTTTATTTGAAACGATGAAAAATGCACATGATGCTAGGTATATTTCAAGAAAACACGAAAAGAATATTATTTTTATCCCCACAAAGGGAGTTATTAGTTTCGACCTCCAACTAACTGAGGAGGAAAAGCAAGCACTCATGGTATTAGGCAGGAACTCGGCGACAACCTTTTTTAAGACATGGAGTTATTAG
- the splB gene encoding spore photoproduct lyase, protein MEPFIPQLVYIEPQALEYPIGRELKEKFTKMGLEIRETTSHNQIRGIPGDNELQQYRNAKSTLVVGVRRTLKFDTSKPSAEYAIPLATGCMGHCHYCYLQTTLGSKPYIRTYVNLDDIFAQAQKYMDERKPEITRFEAACTSDIVGIDHLTHSLKKTIEFFGQSELGKLRFVTKFHHVDHLLDAKHNGKTRFRFSVNSRYVIKNFEPGTSSFDERLEGARKVAHAGYPLGFIVAPIYMHEGWQEGYYELFDRLSHALQGVDLKGLTFELIQHRFTKPAKRVIEKRYPKTKLEMDEEKRKYKWGRYGIGKYVYPTAEAQDLDQTLRQYIGSFFPEAEIEYFT, encoded by the coding sequence ATGGAGCCATTTATCCCTCAGCTTGTCTATATTGAGCCGCAAGCATTAGAGTACCCAATTGGAAGAGAACTGAAAGAGAAATTCACCAAAATGGGATTAGAAATTCGTGAAACCACCTCACATAATCAGATTCGTGGTATTCCTGGTGATAATGAGTTACAACAATATCGAAACGCCAAGTCCACACTTGTAGTGGGTGTTAGGAGAACGTTAAAATTTGATACATCTAAGCCGTCGGCAGAATATGCGATCCCGCTTGCCACTGGATGCATGGGTCACTGTCATTATTGTTACTTACAGACCACACTCGGTAGCAAACCATACATCCGGACCTACGTCAATTTAGACGATATTTTTGCTCAAGCTCAAAAATATATGGATGAAAGAAAACCAGAAATTACTCGATTTGAAGCAGCATGTACATCCGATATTGTGGGGATAGACCATTTAACTCATTCGTTGAAAAAAACTATAGAGTTTTTTGGACAATCAGAGTTGGGAAAATTACGGTTTGTTACAAAATTTCATCATGTCGACCATTTGTTGGATGCAAAGCATAATGGAAAAACACGTTTTAGATTTAGTGTGAATTCCAGGTATGTCATCAAGAATTTCGAACCGGGAACTTCTTCCTTCGATGAAAGGCTTGAAGGGGCTAGAAAGGTTGCCCACGCTGGGTATCCCCTTGGTTTTATCGTTGCCCCAATCTATATGCATGAAGGCTGGCAGGAAGGCTATTACGAGCTTTTTGATCGGCTAAGTCATGCTTTACAAGGAGTGGACTTGAAGGGGTTAACCTTTGAACTAATTCAGCATCGTTTTACAAAGCCAGCGAAAAGGGTCATTGAAAAAAGATACCCGAAGACTAAGCTAGAGATGGATGAGGAAAAGCGAAAATATAAATGGGGTAGATATGGAATTGGAAAATATGTTTATCCAACAGCCGAAGCCCAGGATCTTGATCAGACACTACGACAATATATTGGATCATTTTTTCCAGAAGCAGAAATAGAATATTTCACTTAA
- a CDS encoding vitamin B12-dependent ribonucleotide reductase translates to MSVVLPQKLNMNIERLNEDIRLFPQVHPITPDMKITHKGVSKLVMLDRYTFKDTEKITLTTGDFVVLTIKEDPKFPARGLGFILDIDWESKSAKVLVDEEFRGVLDDPEEAATGVIKRPLDVIEKPLEVFYEQIAKRNATGLASVEKTDEKRKEWFDKFYQELVNLNFIPAGRVLYGAGAETEVTFFNCYVMPFVPDSREGISEHRKQVMEIMSRGGGVGTNGSTLRPRNTLAKGVNGKSSGSVSWLDDIAKLTHLVEQGGSRRGAQMIMQSDWHPDIIEFIISKMQNPRILRFLIENTKDEMIKKLAKDKLKFTPLTEQENAMYQGIVNYKSIPGYGGFSQQIIADAEEKLRIGGTYSVHNSEFLTGANISVCLTKEFMTAVENDGEYELRFPDVESYDSEGMKIYNEEWHKVGDVREWEKLGYKVRTYKKIRAKELWNLINICSTYSAEPGIFFIDNANEMTNAQAYGQKVVATNPCGEQPLAPYSVCNLAAVNLAEMADKQTKTVNYEKLIRTVEVGVRMQDNVIEATPYFLDENKTQALGERRVGLGVMGLHDLLIYCETEYGSEAGNKLVDKVFETIATTAYRTSVELAKEKGSFPFLQGNSQADTNRLRDAFIHTGFLKKMPEDIRNSILEYGIRNSHLLTVAPTGSTGTMVGVSTGLEPYFSFSYYRSGRLGKFIEVKAEIVQEYLDQHPEADPESLPNWFVAAMELAPEAHADVQCIIQRWIDSSISKTVNAPKGYSVEQVEKLYERLYKGGAKGGTVYVDGSRDSQVLTLTAEENSFEESKTIFKEKAKQHVVLVDTISELRSTNMTIGSEVGNTCPVCRKGQIEEMGGCNTCTNCGAQLKCGL, encoded by the coding sequence ATGTCTGTTGTGCTACCCCAAAAATTGAATATGAACATTGAAAGATTGAACGAGGATATCCGATTATTTCCACAGGTTCATCCGATTACTCCCGATATGAAGATTACGCATAAAGGGGTATCAAAGCTGGTAATGCTGGATCGGTATACGTTTAAAGATACTGAGAAAATTACCTTAACAACTGGAGATTTCGTCGTTCTAACGATTAAAGAAGACCCAAAATTCCCAGCACGCGGACTTGGTTTCATTCTTGATATTGATTGGGAAAGTAAATCTGCAAAAGTTTTGGTAGATGAGGAATTCCGTGGGGTCCTTGATGATCCTGAAGAAGCTGCAACTGGTGTGATCAAGCGACCACTTGACGTAATTGAGAAGCCGCTCGAGGTATTTTATGAGCAGATTGCAAAACGGAATGCAACTGGGCTTGCTTCTGTTGAAAAGACAGATGAAAAGCGGAAAGAATGGTTTGATAAGTTCTATCAAGAGCTTGTGAATTTGAACTTTATTCCGGCTGGTCGTGTTCTTTATGGAGCAGGTGCAGAAACAGAAGTTACGTTCTTTAACTGTTACGTTATGCCATTTGTACCGGATTCTCGTGAAGGAATTTCTGAACACCGTAAACAGGTAATGGAAATCATGAGCCGTGGTGGTGGGGTTGGAACAAATGGTTCAACTTTACGTCCACGAAACACACTGGCAAAAGGTGTAAATGGAAAATCATCTGGATCAGTTTCATGGTTAGATGATATTGCTAAGTTGACGCATCTAGTTGAACAAGGTGGATCAAGACGTGGTGCTCAGATGATTATGCAATCGGACTGGCATCCTGACATTATTGAATTTATTATTTCTAAAATGCAAAATCCAAGAATTTTGCGCTTTTTGATTGAAAATACAAAAGATGAAATGATTAAAAAATTAGCAAAAGATAAATTAAAATTCACTCCATTAACTGAGCAAGAAAACGCGATGTACCAAGGAATTGTAAATTACAAAAGCATTCCTGGTTATGGTGGATTCAGCCAACAGATTATCGCTGACGCTGAAGAAAAGCTTCGCATCGGTGGAACTTACAGTGTTCATAACTCTGAATTCTTAACAGGAGCAAATATTTCCGTTTGCTTAACTAAAGAATTTATGACTGCCGTAGAAAATGACGGTGAATACGAGCTTCGCTTCCCAGATGTTGAAAGCTATGATTCGGAAGGCATGAAGATTTACAATGAAGAATGGCACAAAGTTGGCGACGTTCGTGAATGGGAAAAACTCGGCTACAAAGTGCGCACCTACAAGAAAATTAGAGCAAAAGAGCTTTGGAATCTAATCAATATTTGTTCAACATATTCAGCAGAACCAGGTATTTTCTTTATCGACAACGCTAACGAAATGACCAATGCCCAGGCGTACGGTCAAAAGGTTGTAGCAACGAATCCGTGTGGGGAGCAACCACTCGCACCTTATTCTGTCTGTAATCTTGCAGCAGTAAATTTAGCTGAAATGGCAGATAAGCAAACTAAAACAGTTAATTATGAAAAACTAATCCGTACGGTTGAAGTTGGAGTCAGGATGCAAGATAACGTAATTGAAGCAACTCCATACTTCCTTGACGAAAATAAAACGCAAGCACTTGGAGAGCGCCGTGTTGGACTTGGTGTAATGGGTTTACATGACCTACTTATCTATTGTGAAACAGAGTACGGTTCTGAGGCCGGAAACAAGTTGGTCGATAAAGTGTTTGAAACAATCGCAACAACTGCATATAGGACATCAGTAGAACTTGCAAAAGAAAAGGGTAGCTTCCCATTCTTACAAGGAAACTCCCAAGCAGATACGAATCGTCTACGGGATGCATTCATTCACACAGGCTTCCTGAAAAAAATGCCTGAAGACATTCGTAATTCGATCTTAGAATATGGTATTCGTAATTCACACTTACTGACTGTTGCTCCCACAGGATCTACTGGGACAATGGTTGGGGTATCCACAGGATTGGAACCATATTTTTCCTTTTCTTATTACCGAAGTGGTCGACTCGGTAAATTTATTGAAGTTAAGGCAGAAATCGTTCAAGAATATTTGGATCAACATCCGGAGGCAGATCCTGAAAGCCTTCCAAACTGGTTTGTCGCAGCGATGGAGCTTGCACCTGAAGCCCATGCTGACGTACAGTGTATCATCCAGCGCTGGATTGACAGTTCCATTAGTAAAACAGTTAATGCGCCAAAGGGCTACAGCGTAGAACAAGTTGAAAAATTATATGAGCGTTTATACAAAGGCGGTGCTAAAGGTGGTACCGTATATGTTGACGGTTCACGTGACAGCCAAGTATTAACATTAACAGCCGAAGAAAATAGCTTTGAAGAATCAAAAACAATTTTCAAAGAAAAAGCAAAACAACACGTTGTTCTTGTGGATACTATTAGTGAACTTCGCTCAACAAATATGACAATCGGATCTGAAGTCGGCAACACTTGTCCTGTCTGTCGTAAAGGTCAAATAGAAGAAATGGGCGGTTGCAATACCTGTACGAATTGTGGCGCGCAATTAAAATGCGGTTTGTAA